A region of the Candidatus Dadabacteria bacterium genome:
GGACAATAGTAACATTGCTCGCGCTCACATTCATTGTGGGTCTCGGATACACGGGCGGCTTCGGCGGCGGCCCCTCCGCGGGCGTAGCCGTAACCGTCAACGGCGACTCCGTTCCCTTTTCCTATTACCGGCTCATACGCCAGAGCGTCTACAACTCGCAGACCGCCGATGCGGACAGGGTTACCCTTGAGATGCAGGACGGGATAACCCGCTTTGCGCTCGCCGTCATAGTTGAGCGCAAACTGCTTGCCCAGAAGGCGCGCGAGATGGGCCTCCGCGTACCGGACTCAAGCATTCGCGACGCCGTAGTAACCAACCCCTCCTTTCAGCTGGACGGCGAGTTTGCGGGGGCGGACTACTACAGGCGGGTGGTTGAGAGCGCAATGGGCATGACGGTCTCCCAGTTTGAAGACGCGCTCAGAGACGAACATCTGGCTTCAAGAATGCTGGAGATTGCGCGCGCCTCCTCCGGCGCGACCGAACTTGAAGTGGAAACCGTTATTGAGGCCGCGGGAAACGCGGCGACTGACGAGTTCAGGGAAAGCGCGCGCACGGACATGGAACAGGAGGCGGAGAGGGGAGTGCGGGTTATTTCCTGGTGGGTTGGCGAACTCCGCTCCGGAGCGGACATTGAGGTCAACGAGGAGATTTTACGTTGAGGATAACATCAATTGAACTGACCGGCTTCAAGTCGTTCCACCGGAAGACGCGGCTTGAGTTTCACAAGGGCTCAAACGGCATTGTGGGACCCAACGGGTGCGGAAAGTCAAACGTCATAGACGCCGTAAGGTGGGTCATCGGCGAGCAGAACCCGCGCATGCTGCGCGCGGGCTCAATGGAAGACCTTATCTCGGACGGGACGGTTTCCCTCAAGCCCGTGGGAATGGCGGAGGTTGTGATGACGCTTGCCGATGTGCCCGGAGCGGGTTTCGGCGAGGTTTCCATCACGCGCCGCTACTTCCGGGACGGCGAGAGCCGGTATCTCATCAACGGGACGGCGTGCCGCCTCAAAGACATTGTTGACATCTTCACCGACACCGGCGCCGGGGCGCGCGCGCACTCCATCATAGGGCAGGGCGAGGTTGAGGGGTTTGTGATGTCCAAGCCGGAGGAGAAACGCCGCCTCATAGAGGAGGTCGCCGGCATTGTGCGCTACAAGGACAAGAGAAAGGAGACGCACACCCGCCTGAAACAGACCGAGGAAAACCTGACGAAAGTCCGCGCCCTTGCCCGCGAGGCGGACAGAAGAAAAGAGAATTTGAGGCGGCAGGCGGAGCAGGCGGAAAAACTGAACGAGATAACGGGCGAGGCGGCGCGCCTTGAGATTGCGCTGCTGGGGGCGCAGAAACTGGAGAGTGAAGGCAAACTGCGCGAGACTTCCGCCTCAAGGGAGGACGCCGCAAAAGCGGTGGCGGCCGCCGGCGCCGAGAGAAGTTCCGCCCTTGAACGGCTGAAGTCGCTTGAGGCGCGGGCGCAGGCCCTTGAGGAGGAAGTCTCCTCGGCGGACACCGGCATTCTTGCCGTGAGGGAGCGGATAAACGGCGAGGTGTCGCGCAGGGAGATATATGCGGGGCGCAAGGCGGACATGGACGCCCTCACGGGCAGGCTTGAAAGCGAGAAACTCGCGCTTGAGACGCAGGCGGCGGACATTCGCGGACAGGTCGCAACCGCCCGGCGGGAGGCGGAAAAATCGCTTGAGCGTCTCTCCGCCGCCCGGCGCGAGATCGGGGACGCCGAGAATGAAATGGAGGCGATACACTCCGCCCCGTCTCCCGACACGGGGGGGATTGAGGAGGTTCGCGAGAGGTTTTTCTCCGCCGTTGAGCGGTGCGACAAGGCAGGGGCGCGCTACAGGGAGCTTACCGGCGAGGCGTTGCGGCTGAGCGGCCGCTGCGAGGATTTGACCGGGCGGAAAAACGATCTGGTTGAGGAAAAAGAGCGTCTTTCCGAGCGGCGCGGGGAGTTTTCATCACAGATAGCCGAAGCGCGCAAAGAGCGCGAGCGGGCGGAGAGCAAGAGAAAGGAGATAGAGGGCGGCATCGGCTCTCTCGGCGATGAGCATGAGAAACTGCGCGCCGAGGCGGCGGAGATGAAGGAGCGTCTCGGCGGAAGCCGGTCGCGCCTTGCCGAACTTTCAAACATACAGAAATCGTTTGAGTGGCTTCCCGAATCGTCAAGAAAACTGCTGCTTGAAGGCGGGCCCGGCGGCGCGCTGGGGGTTTTGTCCGATTACGCCGAAGTTCCCGCAAAATACGCAAAGGCGTTTGAGGCGGCTCTGGGCGAGCGGCTGGGCTGGATAGTTGTCGGCACGGGGAAAGACGCGCAGAGGGCGATAGGAAAACTGCGCGAGAGCAAAGCCGGGCGGGCGACCTTTGTCCCCGCGACCGCAAAGGGCGGCGGCGGAAAGGTTTCGCCTCCACGCGGGGCGCGCCTGATATCCGAAGTGGTCAAAGCGCGGGGCGACGGCGGCGAGGTTATTGCAAATCTGCTTGCCGGTGTCTGCGTGGTTTCAGACCTTGCCGCCGCGTTTGAGTGCGCGGAGAATTCCAAGGGGCTTTCGTTTGCCACCCTTGAGGGGGATTTTCTTGACGTCTCCGGCGCGGTTTGCGGCGG
Encoded here:
- a CDS encoding SurA N-terminal domain-containing protein — protein: MGTGLKENRNSWVARTIVTLLALTFIVGLGYTGGFGGGPSAGVAVTVNGDSVPFSYYRLIRQSVYNSQTADADRVTLEMQDGITRFALAVIVERKLLAQKAREMGLRVPDSSIRDAVVTNPSFQLDGEFAGADYYRRVVESAMGMTVSQFEDALRDEHLASRMLEIARASSGATELEVETVIEAAGNAATDEFRESARTDMEQEAERGVRVISWWVGELRSGADIEVNEEILR
- the smc gene encoding chromosome segregation protein SMC, with protein sequence MRITSIELTGFKSFHRKTRLEFHKGSNGIVGPNGCGKSNVIDAVRWVIGEQNPRMLRAGSMEDLISDGTVSLKPVGMAEVVMTLADVPGAGFGEVSITRRYFRDGESRYLINGTACRLKDIVDIFTDTGAGARAHSIIGQGEVEGFVMSKPEEKRRLIEEVAGIVRYKDKRKETHTRLKQTEENLTKVRALAREADRRKENLRRQAEQAEKLNEITGEAARLEIALLGAQKLESEGKLRETSASREDAAKAVAAAGAERSSALERLKSLEARAQALEEEVSSADTGILAVRERINGEVSRREIYAGRKADMDALTGRLESEKLALETQAADIRGQVATARREAEKSLERLSAARREIGDAENEMEAIHSAPSPDTGGIEEVRERFFSAVERCDKAGARYRELTGEALRLSGRCEDLTGRKNDLVEEKERLSERRGEFSSQIAEARKERERAESKRKEIEGGIGSLGDEHEKLRAEAAEMKERLGGSRSRLAELSNIQKSFEWLPESSRKLLLEGGPGGALGVLSDYAEVPAKYAKAFEAALGERLGWIVVGTGKDAQRAIGKLRESKAGRATFVPATAKGGGGKVSPPRGARLISEVVKARGDGGEVIANLLAGVCVVSDLAAAFECAENSKGLSFATLEGDFLDVSGAVCGGWMTGGVFERKSEIERLTAEIPVLEADIAKKLEEAGGFEARMEDLKSEMASLDESIQTARAQLGSLERDLGEFNFSIEGKEAKLKEIDAEIAAATGELEKKNALAAECRDEFERLTAERDGQKELLGEFEARNTEIEERGSGIAGRIGDLKVEMASLEQGREGSLREAESLAVREKEITARLAEITQEMTDRARERAEMDETAAGAGRTIERLEKELEEKRAGADGVRESRGGVMSQANELRERLAELEKRLEEARSRSADVEVGIKTMENNIEYLSGEMDEAARKHGVEIPGEDELRAVDIDKTKTEFEAVKGRIERFGLVNLLAPDEYEEASKEHGFLETQIEDLEKSADSLKKSISRLDRESAEKFTAAFEEVDLKFRELLPTLFSGGEGRLVMTDPNDPIETGVDIVVKPGGKKAQSMSLLSGGEKALSAIAFIISSCLVRPLPFIILDEIDAPLDDSNTGRFASLIGEISRNSQTIIVTHNKTTISDVDALIGITSSKASNSAVVSVDLAKAV